From the genome of Neodiprion pinetum isolate iyNeoPine1 chromosome 3, iyNeoPine1.2, whole genome shotgun sequence, one region includes:
- the LOC124214635 gene encoding protein Red, whose translation MPDTMEEDMGLSVRLTNDDFRRLLMTPRASVPSSTPASVPGTMRDTAAKTAQTPVIAGGSRAELRRKKKSFYAKLKKQEEDKMAELAEKYRDRARERRDGTNADYQSEDPMNTASAYRAVAPDVKSGMDAAERRRQMIQQSKFLGGDMEHTHLVKGLDYALLQKVRSEIEAKEQEQEIEMEKLVKPKKDKEKDKKEVEKKEEEMQFKTKIGRNIHKTLAIMRSKHVERNELYCPGRMAYVIELDDENADGDIPTTLIRSKADVPTIDTTPTLTTNDIVINKLAQILSYLRQGSRHNKKGKKNREGKSRVEELNEIDTAQRPQDDSIYGDIGDYVPSSSRKEAVHSKDKKKGSYFDKPVETSTDDAANAPQLPPVIAQSIENAPKKGMLLNKLAAEPEGYAECYPGLDEMQDAIDDSDDEVDYTKMDLGNKKGPIGRWDFDTPEEYSEYMNNKEALPKAAFQYGVKMADGRRTRKYNKEKNEKAELDREWQKIQNIMNKRKPTGGSEAVPEFKVPRY comes from the coding sequence ATGCCGGACACAATGGAGGAGGATATGGGGCTTTCGGTGAGATTGACCAATGATGATTTTAGGCGTCTCTTAATGACGCCGAGGGCTTCGGTGCCGTCGTCAACTCCGGCGTCGGTTCCTGGAACAATGCGAGACACCGCAGCTAAGACGGCACAAACTCCCGTAATAGCGGGAGGAAGTCGAGCAGAGTTGAGGCGAAAAAAGAAGAGTTTTTATGCCAAGCTTAAGAAACAGGAGGAGGATAAAATGGCAGAACTAGCTGAGAAGTACAGAGACAGAGCGAGGGAGAGACGAGATGGAACTAATGCTGATTATCAGTCCGAAGATCCGATGAATACAGCGAGTGCCTACCGAGCCGTAGCGCCAGATGTTAAATCTGGTATGGATGCAGCAGAAAGAAGGAGGCAGATGATACAACAGTCGAAGTTCTTGGGTGGAGATATGGAGCACACTCATTTGGTGAAAGGGTTGGATTACGCGTTGCTGCAGAAGGTAAGGAGTGAGATAGAGGCCAAGGAACAAGAGCAggaaattgaaatggaaaagcTGGTGAAGCCAAAGAAAGATAAAGAGAAGGACAAGAaagaggtggaaaaaaaagaggaggaaatgCAATTCAAGACAAAGATAGGACGTAATATACACAAAACATTGGCTATTATGCGATCCAAACATGTTGAACGCAACGAATTGTATTGCCCTGGTCGAATGGCATACGTCATTGAGCTAGATGATGAAAATGCGGATGGTGACATACCAACGACGCTGATCAGGAGCAAGGCCGACGTCCCGACGATAGACACAACGCCAACTTTGACGACCAACGatattgtcataaataaaCTAGCCCAGATTTTGTCCTACTTGCGTCAGGGCAGTCGACATAataagaaaggaaagaagaacCGTGAAGGCAAATCACGTGTAGAGGAACTCAACGAAATTGATACAGCACAGAGGCCTCAAGACGACAGCATTTATGGAGATATCGGCGACTACGTTCCTTCGTCAAGCAGAAAGGAGGCTGTTCATTCAAAGGACAAGAAAAAGGGTTCATATTTTGACAAACCAGTTGAGACGTCGACAGACGATGCAGCTAACGCTCCACAGCTACCGCCAGTAATAGCACAGAGCATTGAAAATGCACCTAAGAAGGGTATGCTGTTGAATAAACTTGCTGCCGAACCTGAAGGCTATGCCGAGTGTTATCCAGGACTTGACGAGATGCAGGATGCTATTGACGATTCCGACGACGAAGTGGACTACACTAAAATGGACCTGGGAAACAAGAAAGGGCCAATTGGACGGTGGGATTTTGACACTCCCGAGGAATACAGCGAGTACATGAACAACAAGGAGGCTTTGCCCAAGGCTGCCTTCCAGTATGGAGTAAAAATGGCAGATGGAAGAAGAACTAGGAAGTATAATAAGGAGAAGAATGAGAAAGCAGAGTTGGACAGAGAATGGCAGAAAATACAGAACATCATGAATAAGAGAAAACCAACAGGAGGATCGGAAGCAGTGCCAGAGTTCAAAGTCCCAAGATATTGA